One segment of Nothobranchius furzeri strain GRZ-AD chromosome 13, NfurGRZ-RIMD1, whole genome shotgun sequence DNA contains the following:
- the LOC139062398 gene encoding F-box only protein 40, with amino-acid sequence MSRQCRGYSEVAGNKRRQRNKGRIRATTMSADHCEHCDKCYDVYCPVQISVLCMVIKCRNNCGATFHKCKQEEHQLLCPNETVPCLNVDYGCPLSMLRHRLAKHLEVCPASAVCCSQEWNRWPIPDTDMTFYRNVSENIHSNSEVSLDVALALRDQALLFQSIKMKSIFPELALKEATLQNISAGVNSPAEEVSCSECSDLSGKPQVEEEKAPSQEERDVMGKSRDVASVQNYRRWENIFNKEKEGCNQSVKNVNGEGNGKRREERALLNSMGETRNCHGGEENVVTSRNVGGATGLAPWQDGVLERLSKEVNIAEYNMYLAHNGAMLINFGQLAACTPREKDFVYGNLEPIEVKTIRSFNVPKSYRAKRSFLKDPSHKAQTRHQSVDTTDLGLSAEDLPKSEEIVSALLCSLEKEQKGHLISATASTDGLFVDVGTQTYNFPSAPFKADASLADVTAERAHGLYVCVEEESVTRRHNKRSSAFSRTCGHFFRRDEYHSHFRNVHCDIQASLNGWFQQRCPLAYLGCTFTQIRFHPAGQQATIRFCQDVSAFKLQPQIPSFLCEGGKGFSPQGSVKYPDTLSRLPLEILQHIAGYLDSFTLSQLSRVSHIMRDVCATLLQERGMVFLEWKKKTYKHGGSSWKCRKKVWSFSSLFSPVERWSFSNTPSMSDHLKTCCFYQREERREPVALACLGEVKHGELKHQRSHSRSDVVGLQ; translated from the exons ATGTCCAGACAGTGCAGAGGTTATTCAGAGGTGGCAGGGAACAAAAGGCGGCAGAGGAACAAAGG GAGGATAAGAGCCACCACGATGTCAGCAGATCATTGTGAACATTGTGACAAGTGTTACGATGTCTACTGTCCGGTGCAGATCTCCGTCTTGTGCATGGTCATCAAGTGTCGTAACAACTGCGGCGCCACCTTTCACAAGTGCAAGCAAGAGGAGCACCAGCTCCTCTGTCCGAATGAGACGGTCCCTTGTCTGAATGTTGACTATGGTTGTCCTCTTTCAATGCTGCGCCACAGGCTGGCCAAGCACCTAGAGGTCTGTCCTGCCAGCGCTGTCTGCTGCTCTCAGGAGTGGAACCGCTGGCCCATTCCTGACACTGACATGACCTTTTACAGAAATGTTTCTGAAAATATTCATTCAAACTCTGAGGTGAGCCTTGACGTTGCTCTGGCACTCAGGGATCAAGCCCTGCTGTTTCAGTCCATCAAAATGAAAAGCATTTTTCCTGAGCTGGCATTAAAGGAGGCCACTCTTCAGAATATTTCTGCAGGAGTCAACAGTCCCGCAGAGGAGGTGTCCTGTTCTGAATGCAGTGACTTAAGTGGAAAACCCCAGGTGGAGGAGGAAAAAGCACCGAGTCAAGAAGAGAGGGATGTAATGGGAAAAAGCAGAGACGTGGCAAGTGTTCAAAATTACCGTCGGTGGGAGAACATTTTTAACAAGGAGAAGGAGGGATGCAACCAAAGTGTTAAAAACGTAAATGGAGAGGGAAATGGGAAAAGAAGGGAGGAGCGGGCATTATTAAACAGCATGGGGGAGACGAGAAACTGTCATGGTGGTGAGGAGAATGTTGTTACAAGCAGAAACGTGGGTGGTGCAACTGGCCTTGCACCATGGCAAGACGGGGTACTAGAAAGGTTAAGCAAAGAAGTCAATATAGCAGAATATAACATGTATCTGGCGCACAATGGAGCTATGCTGATTAATTTTGGCCAACTCGCTGCATGCACTCCAAGAGAAAAGGATTTTGTTTATGGCAATCTGGAACCAATCGAAGTCAAGACAATTCGTTCATTCAACGTTCCTAAAAGCTATCGAGCAAAGCGCAGTTTTCTGAAGGATCCTTCACACAAGGCCCAAACTCGGCACCAGAGTGTGGACACTACAGATCTAGGCTTGTCAGCTGAAGATCTTCCAAAATCTGAAGAGATCGTCTCAGCACTTTTGTGCTCCTTGGAAAAGGAACAAAAGGGGCATTTAATCTCAGCGACTGCCTCCACAGATGGGCTTTTTGTAGATGTTGGAACCCAAACATACAACTTCCCCTCTGCTCCTTTCAAAGCTGATGCTTCCTTAGCGGATGTCACGGCAGAGAGAGCTCATGGCCTGTACGTTTGTGTCGAAGAAGAATCTGTCACTAGAAGACACAACAAAAGAAGTTCCGCCTTCAGCCGCACGTGTGGTCACTTCTTCCGCCGTGACGAATACCACTCTCATTTCAGGAATGTGCACTGTGACATACAGGCCTCCCTTAACGGATGGTTCCAGCAGCGCTGCCCCTTAGCATACCTTGGTTGTACTTTCACTCAGATAAGGTTTCACCCTGCAGGCCAACAAGCAACAATCAGATTCTGTCAAGATGTCAGCGCCTTTAAGCTCCAGCCACAAATCCCTTCATTCCTGTGTGAAGGTGGGAAAGGCTTCAGCCCTCAAGGAAGTGTAAAATATCCCGACACCCTGAGCAGGCTGCCGCTGGAGATTCTACAGCACATCGCCGGTTACCTTGACAGTTTTACATTGTCTCAGCTGTCCCGGGTTTCCCACATAATGAGAGATGTGTGTGCCACACTGCTGCAGGAAAGAGGGATGGTTTTTCTTGAGTGGAAAAAGAAGACCTACAAGCACGGTGGAAGCTCGTGGAAGTGTCGAAAAAAA